ATTTAATGCTAATTTTACAGTGGCAAAGCGcctcaaaatagacactgagcAAAAAGACTTTGGTGATGCCAACGAAGGGTGTGTGCCAAAGACAAGTACAGAATGTTCCAGAGTACAAGATGGTTCTGAAAACTTGGAAAGAAATGGCACTGGACATACATGTTTCAAAAACCCCCTGCAGGAAAGTGACCTCTGTGGAGAGGCAGAGAATTCCCACGTGCCGCAGACAGACCTCAGCCAGCAGCCGCccttggaagaaaaagcaaggctGCTGAAACAagtgcaggagaaggaggaactACTTCGAAGGCTCAAAATGGTTAAGATGTATCGATCAAAGGTGAGGCAAACATCTGAAAAAGCACTTTTGAGTCATTCTTTGAAGTAGAATTCATAGTGTTTCTAATAATTTATTGATTGAAGCAACAACACTGatgcatttttgtgtgtgtggtggtTTTGTGTTGTCTCAGTTTAaggtattttataaaaaatacagctgcagGGCATCAAAAAACCCCACGTGTCAGCAAGTAACGGGGTTTTTTTGTCCCAATTTCAGAACAACCTGTCTGAACTGCAGGCTTTGATAGTGAAATGGAGAAACAGTACCCAGCTGATGCTGTATGAGCTACAGTCAGCCTTTTCTGCAGATGGCAAGAAAGTGAGTCTCACTCAGCTGATTGATTCTTTTGGATTAGAAGACCAGTTATTGCACTACAGCAGAACAGAAGATTTTGTAGATGCATAATCTACAGGTGCGAAGCGTTCAGTTACACACACGCATAAGCAGAAAAGACTGAGTTCTGATCACATAAGAAGCGTTGATCAGAGAGCAGACTTCGGGACATTATGCTTGGAGGTTAGGAGGTTTTCTCAGGACATACTTGTAAAGAGAAGTACTTGGATACGGTAGGCACTGTAAAAGGCATTACTTAACAGGAAACAACCTGGAAAAtagttatttaataaaaataaaattatatcaagTTATACTTTAGAAGGTAGTCCATTCTTTGATTAGTCTTTGCATGGTTACGTGTCTTAGAATTTTGTAATTTCTGTTGATGTTCGCATGGGGAAGAGTTCAGATCTTTGTTCATAGATACATCCCTATTTTACAACTGTCTTCCTGCTGCCAGCCAGTCAATGACAGCATTTTGCTAGTTACATGAAAATAACTAATTTTCATGTTAATATCATGAAGCTGCAATAAGATATTTTGAATAGCTTTAATTATTATCGAGGGAAATGTGCCAGAATGCACTTGTATTCAGGTACTGGTCCAGACATCCATCTCCAGGGAAGCGTGCCTCAAGCATTCTGCCACAGCCTGAGGTAATAGAAGGGAAGGCAAGAGAATTGCAGTCAACATCTATCTACTCTGCTACTTCATGTGAGAGCCAGGGTGCTTTCTGTcttcaaataaataagaaaagcaaggcCTCATCTAATAGGAGTGCTTCAAATACAGCATCATAAAGCTGAATAAAGCTTCAGCATTTCATTTGTCCTCCaatcaatgtcatttttttacTAAACTTGAAATTGCTTATTTTCTCCTCATGGTCTGTGCAGAGAGCGTGGTGACTTCTGTCTGTTTTTATTCTTGAAATCATGGCTTCTCAATTGTAACAATATTTAAGTCTTAACTACTCTACAGCCCTCTCTGCTATGACTGCTGTTCTATGGGATCACATTCCTTATTGTTGTGCCTTAACTGCTTTGTTTACAGATGCTGTTTCCTATTTCCTTAAGGGGGTAATTTCTTACACATgtcaagggaaagaaaatcgAACCCCTCTCATGAGCCCTATCACTGCTAGACTTAAATCTGTACTTCTTACTTGCTTGTTAGAATACTAACTCTTGCTGTCCAGAGAGAATGAATTAAGAACAACCTGCGTTGCTAATTGCAGGTCTTGGAGAGATCTGGCAGGAGAAAAACCTGCCTATCAATGCAAAGGGGTGGGAGAGAGCTGTAGCTATTTCAGGAGGCCAGATGATTCTAAACCTCATTTTCTCATGATTCTCTTGGtgacagcagccacagctgctgcaggctgggggtAACTTCTATCGCACCACTGTAGCACATACCTGGTCATGCTGAAACAACTTCATCTCAGCAATGTACACCTGTGACATCACAggttaaaacatatttaaaaagcaaaattaagtcAAAGCCGTAGCCATGAactgaagcagctgaaaattCATAGTTTTCCTGCACTATTTTGCCTTCAAAATGTCTGCAGTTGCATATTGCAGACTAAGGATGTACAAGCACACCTCACCTGTTCTTCTATCAGTCTACAATTTCTTGcaccatttgttttctgtaatgagTGATGTGGTTTATAAAAtcaaaagagcagaaataaatctcACGAGTTGAAATATAATGGGGATAAGACTAGGTATAAATTGTACAAAACGGACAAACAGGTATCTCTcaaactgaagttatttttaaagaagttacagaagaaattgtttgtggaaagaaaagttcagagagaaaaggtAGACATACAAGATCTTTTTCTCAGACAAGACCACGGGGACTTTGATTACTAAAAGATAGGAAATGTTCTTAATCtccatctttctgcttctgcctgaagagtttCAAACTGTTCTTCCTGTTCCTTTACAAGATCCCGTAAGTGTTTCTGCTTCAAAATCTCCTGGTAGCGCTGCTTTGCAATCTCATTAGAAATGTGCTGTGTGTctgcataaaatgaaatataagggTTAGCCTGTATTTGCAGATGATGTATAGTTTGTATTTATATGGCCCTGTCCTGGGGTTCTTCTAAGTTTTGTATAGAATaagcaagcattttaaaagagactcaCAGTTCGGCTGAAGAGTCTTTACAGTtctgaataaagcagaaaaattcaaaaggCACTGGAATGCTTCCTTTAGTTTCTAGCAAGTACccacagttttgaaaatcttttgCTACGGGAAAGATCTCTACAGTTTTACCAATGGTGAATACCCTTCACCTTACTTCCTCTATTCCCTTGAATGGGtggaaagaagtgaaagaatGATGCCCT
This genomic stretch from Phaenicophaeus curvirostris isolate KB17595 unplaced genomic scaffold, BPBGC_Pcur_1.0 scaffold_46, whole genome shotgun sequence harbors:
- the LOC138733933 gene encoding swi5-dependent recombination DNA repair protein 1 homolog; this encodes MEEPSLCNTPKNSGTPAPQGMSSGKQPMSAALREQLRKTRRSFNANFTVAKRLKIDTEQKDFGDANEGCVPKTSTECSRVQDGSENLERNGTGHTCFKNPLQESDLCGEAENSHVPQTDLSQQPPLEEKARLLKQVQEKEELLRRLKMVKMYRSKNNLSELQALIVKWRNSTQLMLYELQSAFSADGKKVSLTQLIDSFGLEDQLLHYSRTEDFVDA